The Felis catus isolate Fca126 chromosome X, F.catus_Fca126_mat1.0, whole genome shotgun sequence genome includes a region encoding these proteins:
- the LOC123383395 gene encoding melanoma-associated antigen 9-like, producing MEEEKAEEEEGGYPSPSSSSSSSSSLSSSCSVLILVPLEEGSAAAGSPSPPQSPRSSCPSPRAMAGASGSQSHQGSSSPDEEGSSTWGAPAGAQASLPDALRVKVASLVLLLLLKYRTKQPTTRAEMLAAVSQDDQDRFPVIFRRACEYLQLVFGVDVKEVDPREGSYVLVSILGLSCDGTPSGRNGMPKTSLLVLVLWVILLEEDRAPEEAVWEALGVMGVYAGREHVFYGEPRELLTDVWVQEGYLEYRQVPGSEPARYEFLWGPRAHAETSGVQVLQHFLAVNSRQPGSPCLSEEAVSHEEERA from the coding sequence atggaggaggagaaagcagaggaggaggagggggggtacccatctccctcctcctcctcctcctcctcttcctccctgtcctcctcctgctctgtccTCATTCTGGTCCCCCTGGAGGAGGGGTCTGCTGCTGCCGGGTCCCCGAGTCCTCCCCAGAGCCCTCggagctcctgcccctcccccagggccatgGCAGGCGCTTCGGGGAGCCAGTCCCACCAGGGCTCCAGCAGCCCCGATGAGGAGGGGTCGAGCACCTGGGGGGCCCCGGCAGGGGCCCAGGCCTCGCTCCCAGATGCTCTCCGCGTGAAGGTGGCCAGCCTGGTGCTGCTTCTGCTCCTCAAGTATCGCACCAAGCAGCCGACCACACGGGCGGAGATGCTGGCGGCGGTTAGCCAAGATGACCAGGACCGCTTCCCCGTGATCTTCCGCCGAGCCTGCGAGTATCTGCAGCTGGTCTTTGGAGTCGACGTGAAGGAAGTGGACCCCCGCGAGGGCTCCTACGTCCTGGTCAGCATCCTGGGCCTCAGCTGCGATGGGACGCCGAGTGGTAGGAACGGCATGCCCAAGACCAGCCTCCTGGTGCTGGTCCTGTGGGTGATCCTCCTGGAGGAGGACCGTGCCCCTGAGGAGGCGGTGTGGGAAGCGCTGGGGGTCATGGGGGTGTATGCCGGCAGGGAGCACGTATTCTATGGGGAGCCCAGGGAGCTGCTGACCGACGTCTGGGTGCAGGAAGGGTACCTGGAGTACCGGCAGGTGCCCGGCAGCGAGCCCGCACGCTACGAGTTCCTGTGGGGTCCCAGGGCCCACGCAGAAACCAGTGGCGTGCAAGTGCTGCAGCACTTCCTCGCGGTCAACAGCAGGCAGCCCGGGTCTCCGTGTCTGTCCGAAGAGGCTGTGAGCCATGAGGAAGAGCGGGCCTGA